A genomic stretch from Natronomonas gomsonensis includes:
- a CDS encoding GmrSD restriction endonuclease domain-containing protein, protein MEISKLLDRVESNAIVLPEFQREFVWKNSQAKELMNSLFKQYPIGSLLTWETESPPEIKNEAIEQEKHALFEVLLDGQQRLTVLYMLVKDEIPPYYEEEDINNDPRNLYFNVDSGEFHFANKRVREGAEWVKVTECFNDDVEAISIAQEQLGDDPEKVLELSKKYSKQLNQLQSITTRSLPVETLPKSADIHQAIELFDKINSQGTHLSDAELALAHMSAEWAHIRRHMKAKQAEMAEEGFDFNLNFYVKCMIGTLTETMTYEQVYDIPEEELISKWNQLAEDGGVFDYVINVLQNDGHIPNSDYINTRDVLIPFIVYLDKQDKQISHQEKTQFLRWLYAAMMWTRYSGSSDTTVEHDLSLLDNESPTDHLMQEIRDERGRIEVQASDLQGRGKRTRRFYNMVRTVIRANDPVDWKTGEPLKGSYRLESHHIFPKSKLYDEYDSGNSTHRKLVNEIANRAFLTPTTNKQLGDDLPEDYLPDIIEDHPQAIESQFIPDNSELWKLENYEDFLARRRELLADAINDYMDDLIIDGGGGKEKESAEELINKGENPRIEFKETFLYDVYRDQPNKDLKKEVAKEIAALANSEGGAVVIGVEDDTKEVKGLERDYNLMQKGKDSFGLQLRQEVANRLTQMMATAYTHVNFEEVDGNEVCVIWVDDSPKPVFFEEDGSEQFYVRTGTSAQPLSIQEANEYIDEHWSQSPIA, encoded by the coding sequence ATGGAAATTAGCAAGCTTCTGGATAGGGTCGAGTCTAATGCGATTGTCCTTCCAGAATTCCAACGTGAGTTCGTCTGGAAGAACTCGCAAGCAAAGGAACTGATGAACTCATTATTCAAACAGTACCCTATTGGGAGCCTGCTCACGTGGGAAACCGAGAGTCCCCCGGAAATCAAGAACGAAGCCATTGAACAGGAGAAGCATGCTCTCTTTGAGGTTCTTCTCGACGGACAACAACGGTTGACCGTCCTCTATATGCTCGTCAAGGACGAGATTCCTCCCTATTACGAGGAGGAAGACATCAACAACGACCCTCGAAATCTCTACTTCAACGTTGACAGCGGCGAGTTCCACTTTGCTAACAAACGGGTTCGTGAGGGGGCTGAATGGGTCAAGGTTACCGAGTGTTTCAACGACGATGTCGAGGCAATCTCTATCGCCCAAGAGCAGCTCGGCGACGACCCCGAGAAGGTCTTAGAACTCTCTAAGAAGTATAGTAAGCAGCTGAATCAACTCCAGAGTATCACGACACGGAGCCTCCCGGTAGAGACACTCCCGAAATCTGCAGACATTCATCAGGCTATCGAGCTCTTCGATAAAATCAATTCACAGGGTACACACCTGAGTGATGCCGAGCTCGCGCTGGCTCACATGAGTGCTGAGTGGGCTCATATTCGGCGGCATATGAAGGCTAAACAGGCTGAAATGGCTGAGGAGGGCTTTGATTTCAACCTCAACTTCTACGTGAAGTGCATGATAGGTACACTAACCGAGACAATGACCTACGAGCAGGTCTATGACATTCCTGAAGAAGAACTCATCTCTAAGTGGAATCAGCTGGCGGAGGATGGAGGTGTCTTCGACTACGTAATCAACGTTCTCCAGAATGATGGGCATATCCCGAACTCCGACTATATCAACACTCGCGACGTTCTGATTCCATTCATCGTCTATCTCGATAAACAAGACAAGCAAATCTCGCATCAAGAGAAAACACAGTTCCTGCGATGGCTTTACGCTGCAATGATGTGGACGCGGTACAGTGGTTCTTCAGACACGACTGTTGAGCATGACCTTTCTCTCTTGGACAATGAGTCCCCGACAGACCATCTGATGCAGGAGATTCGCGATGAACGGGGCCGTATCGAAGTGCAAGCCTCAGACCTCCAAGGCCGCGGGAAACGAACCCGTCGTTTCTACAATATGGTGCGAACCGTCATCCGTGCAAACGACCCCGTCGACTGGAAGACCGGCGAGCCACTCAAAGGGAGCTACCGACTGGAATCGCACCACATCTTCCCGAAGAGCAAATTGTACGATGAATACGATTCCGGAAACTCAACACACCGGAAGTTAGTCAACGAGATTGCTAATCGAGCGTTCTTGACGCCTACCACCAACAAACAATTAGGCGACGACCTCCCGGAAGACTATCTTCCAGACATCATTGAGGACCATCCGCAGGCCATTGAGTCGCAGTTCATCCCAGACAACTCCGAGCTGTGGAAACTGGAAAACTACGAAGACTTCCTCGCCAGAAGGCGCGAACTCTTGGCTGATGCCATCAACGATTACATGGACGATTTGATAATCGATGGAGGCGGGGGTAAGGAAAAGGAATCCGCCGAGGAACTCATCAACAAGGGCGAAAACCCCCGTATTGAGTTCAAAGAGACGTTCCTGTACGATGTGTACCGTGACCAGCCGAACAAAGACTTGAAGAAGGAAGTCGCGAAGGAGATTGCCGCGCTGGCTAACTCCGAAGGAGGGGCTGTCGTCATCGGGGTCGAAGATGACACTAAGGAAGTCAAGGGTCTCGAACGAGACTACAACCTAATGCAGAAGGGTAAGGATTCGTTCGGACTTCAGTTACGGCAGGAAGTCGCGAATCGGTTGACACAGATGATGGCGACCGCGTATACTCACGTCAACTTTGAGGAGGTTGACGGTAATGAAGTCTGTGTGATTTGGGTAGATGATAGCCCGAAGCCCGTCTTCTTCGAGGAAGACGGTAGCGAACAGTTCTACGTCCGAACAGGCACCTCGGCCCAGCCACTCAGCATTCAGGAAGCCAATGAGTACATCGACGAGCACTGGAGTCAAAGCCCGATAGCGTAG
- a CDS encoding phage terminase large subunit, producing the protein MTETSDPGSESGSRPADGDGGDIDENRYILRSLWQPHDGQRVIMNHDARFRIVACGRRWGKSEMCAHLALERALSEPNMEVWWVSPNYQQSNDFGFDKMKPLLSPDVLADDPKRTKPREISLINGSTISFRSAEREDSLRGGGVNFLIIDEAGSVPDRAWTDELRPTLSDTLGDMIAIGTPKGRNWFYRWFQRGKSVDHPDVASWQAPTNQNPHVPDSEIESAKEDMPERVFEQEYQAHFVDDTGSVFGDIRERNVEDYTLPVSVRESASPFRIGVDFARFDDWTVVLVIDGEDRVVAFERVQQTTWDRIQTIIERLADRYEPHIVALDGTRDNKIVEDIERAGYQVDPIRFSSRKKQTLIENLITELETGRITVPASANTLLNELEMYEFERTESGQVSYSAPSGFHDDCVDALALAVSASSPTPKTIPSTF; encoded by the coding sequence ATGACTGAAACCTCTGACCCAGGGTCTGAATCCGGTTCGCGTCCTGCAGATGGAGATGGTGGTGATATTGACGAGAACCGCTACATTCTCCGGTCGCTCTGGCAACCTCACGATGGACAGCGCGTCATTATGAACCACGACGCGCGCTTCAGAATTGTTGCCTGTGGACGTCGGTGGGGGAAAAGCGAGATGTGCGCTCACCTTGCGCTCGAACGTGCTCTTAGCGAGCCTAACATGGAGGTTTGGTGGGTTTCCCCTAACTACCAACAATCAAATGATTTTGGTTTCGATAAGATGAAGCCGTTACTCTCTCCAGACGTGCTTGCCGATGACCCGAAACGAACGAAGCCGCGTGAAATATCGCTAATAAACGGGTCTACTATCTCATTCCGGTCTGCAGAGCGGGAAGACTCTCTTCGAGGTGGTGGCGTCAACTTTCTCATCATCGACGAGGCTGGCTCGGTTCCGGACCGGGCATGGACAGACGAACTCCGCCCGACTCTCTCAGACACACTCGGGGATATGATTGCGATTGGGACACCGAAAGGTAGGAACTGGTTCTATCGATGGTTTCAGCGTGGGAAATCGGTTGACCATCCGGATGTTGCAAGCTGGCAGGCTCCAACCAATCAGAATCCACACGTCCCTGATTCGGAGATAGAGTCCGCGAAAGAGGATATGCCGGAACGAGTCTTCGAACAGGAATACCAAGCCCACTTCGTGGATGATACTGGTAGCGTATTTGGCGATATCCGTGAGCGAAACGTCGAGGACTACACGCTTCCAGTCAGTGTCCGTGAGAGTGCGTCCCCGTTCCGTATTGGCGTTGATTTCGCTCGCTTCGATGACTGGACGGTTGTACTTGTTATAGATGGAGAGGACCGCGTAGTCGCTTTCGAGCGTGTCCAGCAAACCACATGGGATAGGATTCAGACTATCATTGAGCGACTTGCCGACCGCTACGAACCGCATATCGTCGCTCTGGATGGAACCCGAGACAACAAAATCGTAGAGGACATCGAAAGAGCGGGATACCAAGTTGACCCGATTCGGTTCTCATCTCGAAAGAAGCAGACGCTGATAGAGAATCTCATCACGGAATTGGAGACAGGGCGTATCACGGTCCCGGCGTCTGCAAACACACTCCTCAATGAGCTAGAGATGTACGAGTTCGAGAGGACAGAAAGCGGTCAAGTCAGTTACTCAGCACCGTCGGGATTCCATGACGATTGTGTGGATGCACTTGCCTTAGCCGTTTCAGCATCATCGCCAACACCGAAGACCATCCCTTCGACCTTTTGA
- a CDS encoding HTH domain-containing protein, producing the protein MTEKEPDYTNIDPPDGKPPKDFTAHERRADILQTIIELGEPSAVNQRELAERYDVHESTVSRDMDRLRESITEHLGTDAKFTTRTLYQHVVRELLAEDDWRATKAAWDVAQEWNEWLADIGEQHREPERSELDVDMRSRNVDVAYEVVRDGEGEPLPKTEGGHVDHEALGFTSGPEGVEVETSGEIDDD; encoded by the coding sequence ATGACAGAGAAAGAACCCGACTACACAAACATAGACCCGCCAGACGGGAAGCCCCCGAAAGACTTCACCGCTCATGAACGGCGAGCAGATATCTTGCAGACCATCATTGAATTGGGAGAGCCGTCCGCAGTAAATCAGCGAGAGCTCGCCGAGAGATACGATGTCCACGAGTCTACGGTCTCGCGTGACATGGACCGACTCCGCGAATCGATTACGGAACATCTGGGGACAGACGCGAAGTTCACCACCCGAACGTTGTACCAGCACGTCGTTCGGGAGTTACTCGCGGAGGATGATTGGCGGGCAACGAAAGCAGCATGGGATGTTGCTCAAGAGTGGAACGAGTGGTTGGCTGACATTGGTGAACAGCACCGCGAGCCCGAAAGGTCCGAACTCGACGTCGACATGCGGTCGAGGAATGTTGACGTCGCATACGAGGTCGTCCGTGATGGTGAGGGAGAGCCACTTCCGAAAACCGAGGGCGGGCATGTCGACCACGAGGCGCTCGGATTCACAAGCGGACCGGAAGGTGTTGAGGTAGAGACTTCAGGGGAGATAGACGATGACTGA
- a CDS encoding ParB/RepB/Spo0J family partition protein yields the protein MNVESVSSDALNVDPMNERNDVEDLTDLTESIKKSGVVQPPIVRRTETGYTVVIGQRRVRAAREAGLDSISVLVADYDDADALRASISENVDLFRREVSVKDRCEALQEYWQRIGGKGMPSYSHLGHELGVPSETIRAWMEPLNDEWSGTALDVDTREQTDDGEELADAVGETTLADIRRVTDGGEDGERLAQLVAEDELTRQDVRDIKADVDAGVSVDDAIAKARRDPLKLSLRFDHDISTAIREYAERTDSDPEAVVEKGVRQLLSAEEVLDGEGTISEAAADAATPDTTDTSGQKTSSLEDLL from the coding sequence ATGAATGTCGAGAGTGTCTCGTCCGATGCTCTCAATGTCGACCCGATGAATGAACGAAATGACGTTGAGGACCTCACTGACCTCACTGAATCAATCAAGAAGTCCGGTGTGGTCCAGCCACCGATAGTGAGAAGGACTGAGACGGGGTATACTGTCGTAATTGGTCAACGGCGCGTGCGGGCGGCTCGGGAGGCCGGGCTCGACTCTATCTCAGTCCTCGTCGCCGACTACGATGACGCCGACGCGCTCCGTGCAAGTATCAGCGAAAATGTGGACCTGTTCCGACGGGAGGTGTCTGTGAAGGACCGATGTGAAGCGCTTCAGGAGTACTGGCAACGGATTGGTGGCAAGGGGATGCCGAGTTATTCACACCTCGGACATGAACTCGGTGTTCCGTCGGAGACGATACGCGCGTGGATGGAGCCGCTAAACGATGAGTGGAGCGGGACCGCACTTGATGTTGATACCCGAGAACAGACCGATGATGGCGAAGAGCTTGCAGACGCGGTGGGTGAGACGACTCTTGCTGACATCCGACGAGTCACTGATGGCGGCGAGGATGGGGAACGATTGGCTCAGTTGGTCGCCGAGGACGAACTAACCCGCCAAGATGTCCGGGACATCAAGGCCGATGTTGATGCGGGGGTGTCTGTTGATGACGCGATTGCGAAGGCCCGACGTGACCCACTGAAGCTATCGCTCCGGTTCGACCATGACATCTCGACGGCCATCCGAGAGTACGCTGAACGAACTGATTCCGACCCTGAGGCCGTGGTCGAGAAAGGTGTCAGGCAGTTACTCAGTGCTGAGGAGGTCCTCGATGGCGAAGGGACCATATCAGAGGCAGCAGCGGACGCGGCCACGCCCGATACAACGGACACGTCAGGCCAGAAGACATCCTCGCTGGAGGACCTCCTATGA
- a CDS encoding replication endonuclease, which translates to MESPAGAPVIWFTRTLFGPDVKSGDADWQFVKRHGERHHEVERPTSKIAVQVAPGEYETRERDPDFVWIFPTQTTPAPDVLDNRSGKTEHEHDSTALERAERYLSRRETLPTARAWGGLVEAFGGKLFGEERTDGGPEPTRFNDVARALGGRDRVWTAFAGAEEKGYQKGVLVTATTAPDRFESIIDAADSLLDDVELLRRWLDRPPGVTVVEPTERGVPHTHLVLFRPPQELPTRRELHDYWWVNRERGQQVDVMPLEAAESTSANSAEAWIWADERSENMASNRPLSYLSEGAEALATVAELRADDVLAAGAAYRDVGDVELDAAAAGERDRNIADAVGFDNTKTAAAVRQAAWYFGTGLRTVTHPSPSLRKAAEDVAATASRKESPEVGRTEGVGS; encoded by the coding sequence ATGGAATCGCCAGCAGGAGCGCCAGTAATCTGGTTTACTCGGACGCTGTTCGGTCCCGATGTAAAGTCGGGTGACGCCGACTGGCAGTTCGTCAAACGGCACGGTGAGCGCCATCACGAAGTCGAGCGGCCGACATCGAAGATAGCCGTTCAGGTGGCTCCCGGAGAGTACGAAACCCGCGAGAGGGACCCCGATTTTGTCTGGATATTTCCGACTCAGACCACGCCCGCTCCAGATGTGCTTGATAACCGGAGTGGCAAAACGGAACATGAGCACGATTCGACGGCATTGGAACGGGCAGAGAGATACCTTTCGCGGCGGGAAACGCTCCCTACGGCGAGGGCGTGGGGAGGGTTAGTTGAGGCGTTTGGTGGGAAGCTGTTCGGTGAGGAGCGTACAGATGGTGGGCCGGAGCCGACGCGGTTCAACGATGTAGCGAGAGCGCTGGGCGGTCGTGATAGGGTATGGACAGCGTTCGCCGGAGCTGAGGAAAAGGGATACCAGAAGGGGGTGCTCGTGACGGCGACGACGGCTCCCGACCGTTTCGAGAGCATTATCGACGCTGCTGATAGTCTGCTCGACGACGTCGAGTTGCTCCGTCGGTGGTTGGACCGACCGCCGGGAGTGACGGTTGTCGAACCGACGGAGCGAGGCGTTCCGCATACACATCTTGTGCTTTTCAGGCCGCCGCAAGAGCTACCCACGAGGCGCGAACTACACGACTACTGGTGGGTTAATCGAGAGCGGGGACAGCAGGTGGACGTCATGCCACTTGAGGCTGCAGAGTCCACGAGTGCCAATTCTGCAGAGGCATGGATATGGGCAGACGAGAGGTCAGAGAACATGGCCAGCAACCGGCCTTTGAGCTACCTCAGCGAAGGTGCGGAAGCGCTGGCGACGGTGGCTGAACTGAGGGCAGATGACGTGCTCGCGGCGGGGGCAGCCTATCGGGATGTAGGCGATGTGGAGCTTGACGCCGCGGCGGCTGGCGAGCGTGACCGCAATATAGCAGACGCTGTAGGATTCGATAACACAAAGACTGCGGCTGCAGTCCGACAGGCGGCGTGGTACTTCGGTACTGGCCTCCGAACAGTAACGCATCCGTCGCCATCACTCCGCAAGGCGGCAGAGGACGTAGCCGCTACGGCTTCCCGAAAAGAATCCCCTGAAGTCGGACGCACCGAGGGGGTTGGCTCATGA
- a CDS encoding PGF-pre-PGF domain-containing protein: MRTESITAERVRSLLLVAVMICALVGGSVAVAGSATADFDTSSEFTTDDTSSDGTDSTENTTESAETTENESRTHTGEATAGPDSVGVTAGADEQPAIATPDAGPATLRFTEDEANGFPADGTATLALPEDGGVTFDTEASSVSVTATNATVSETTLSERKLSIAVDTDDGVESEIAVDGLRFVATSDAAAVEATWSFGDATGATTVQPERMTAAGFGSVVPRGVDGGPDGGTGFSLQPDPQNARTNGFHERGEFVGVFIDEAYADRLTFDRSSVDDLEIRTSSQCRRDNFAETTGTRNAYVQGNVLFFRVYCQLDHDDYLTVQNVRFNTTGATADESPDFDAALDVKYDPVNNTDSTRVTADGDDRLSVRSPTVEGATTSVERGTNATTGDQPVSVTVADEHGGLVADGSQLTVSLTGGDGVSFNDSQSVEVVSESDSFTATVADVTPDSLVLDVDGDSSAGDSLTIQGANESGLTFDVGENASDANLTATTNAGGDDVTQSAGSVSVGGSDSGTDEGDEGEDEDSSGDDGGGEDGIGDGDDGDSDGDGEDGENDDGEDGEEDSSNDSDDNTGDGTDDGTENADDDSGPSGGSGDSPPSSGGGGGGGGGGGAPADDSTDDSTADDNAAATATQPIEDAAPDQPGTTVEFDIGMLDSITFAEGASGNVTVTVHEELPEGVPATPGTMIRAMSIDVPEELENESATITMSADADSLDADPERVALDHYDDGDGEWDTLETTVSESESGESTFEATTPGFSLFAVQTTQPTPTPTTSGTEGTATPADTETETPTPTAAPSGDDAGGDGPLNEAAGFTQSMGTSVLLGTAIAALLLVVSGIRLYRRNDSL; this comes from the coding sequence ATGCGTACCGAATCGATAACCGCGGAGCGTGTTCGTTCGCTGCTGTTGGTCGCCGTGATGATTTGTGCGCTCGTCGGTGGCTCCGTCGCGGTGGCCGGGTCTGCGACGGCCGATTTCGACACCTCGTCGGAGTTCACGACGGACGACACGAGCAGCGACGGAACCGACAGCACTGAGAACACGACCGAATCGGCGGAGACGACCGAAAACGAAAGCCGGACACACACCGGGGAGGCGACGGCGGGGCCGGATAGCGTCGGCGTGACGGCTGGGGCGGATGAACAACCGGCAATCGCGACCCCCGATGCCGGGCCGGCGACGTTGCGGTTCACGGAGGACGAGGCCAACGGCTTCCCGGCCGACGGGACGGCGACGCTCGCGCTCCCCGAAGACGGCGGCGTGACGTTCGATACCGAGGCGAGTTCGGTCTCGGTGACCGCGACCAACGCGACGGTCTCTGAGACGACACTGTCGGAACGGAAACTCTCGATTGCGGTCGACACCGACGACGGAGTCGAGAGCGAAATCGCCGTCGACGGACTCCGCTTCGTCGCCACGTCAGACGCGGCGGCAGTCGAGGCGACGTGGTCGTTCGGGGACGCGACCGGAGCCACGACGGTCCAACCGGAGCGAATGACGGCCGCCGGATTCGGGTCGGTCGTCCCGCGCGGCGTCGACGGCGGCCCCGACGGCGGAACCGGGTTCTCACTGCAACCCGACCCACAGAATGCCCGAACCAACGGCTTTCACGAACGGGGCGAGTTCGTCGGCGTCTTCATCGACGAAGCCTACGCCGACCGACTCACCTTCGACCGCTCGTCGGTCGACGACCTCGAAATACGAACCAGCAGCCAGTGCAGACGGGACAACTTCGCCGAAACGACGGGCACCAGAAACGCCTACGTCCAAGGCAACGTGCTGTTCTTCAGAGTCTACTGTCAACTCGACCACGACGACTATCTCACCGTCCAGAACGTCCGGTTCAATACGACGGGTGCGACCGCGGATGAGTCCCCCGACTTCGATGCGGCACTCGACGTGAAGTACGACCCCGTGAACAACACCGACTCGACGCGTGTGACGGCTGACGGCGACGACCGCCTGTCCGTCCGCTCGCCAACCGTCGAGGGGGCGACCACCTCGGTCGAACGAGGGACGAACGCCACCACCGGCGACCAGCCGGTGTCGGTCACGGTCGCCGACGAACACGGTGGCTTGGTGGCCGACGGGAGCCAACTCACCGTCTCGCTGACCGGCGGCGACGGCGTCTCGTTCAACGACTCTCAGAGCGTCGAAGTCGTCTCCGAGAGCGACTCCTTCACCGCGACGGTCGCCGACGTGACGCCGGACTCGCTCGTCCTCGACGTCGACGGCGACAGTTCCGCGGGCGATTCGCTGACGATTCAGGGCGCCAACGAGAGCGGCCTCACCTTCGATGTCGGCGAGAACGCCTCCGACGCCAATCTGACGGCGACGACCAACGCCGGGGGCGACGACGTGACCCAGTCGGCGGGGAGCGTCTCAGTCGGTGGTTCGGACTCCGGGACTGACGAAGGAGACGAAGGAGAGGACGAAGACAGCAGTGGTGACGACGGTGGTGGTGAGGATGGAATCGGCGATGGTGACGATGGCGACTCCGACGGTGATGGCGAAGACGGTGAGAACGATGATGGCGAAGACGGCGAAGAAGACAGCAGCAACGATAGCGACGATAACACTGGCGACGGAACCGACGACGGAACTGAAAACGCAGATGACGACTCCGGTCCTTCCGGCGGCTCCGGGGACTCGCCCCCGAGTTCCGGCGGTGGCGGAGGCGGCGGAGGCGGAGGTGGCGCCCCTGCGGATGACTCGACCGACGACTCCACTGCCGACGACAACGCCGCAGCGACGGCGACCCAACCCATCGAGGACGCCGCACCCGACCAGCCCGGCACGACCGTCGAGTTCGACATCGGCATGCTCGATTCCATCACCTTCGCCGAGGGGGCGTCGGGCAACGTCACGGTGACGGTCCACGAAGAACTCCCCGAGGGCGTCCCCGCCACGCCCGGGACGATGATACGGGCGATGAGTATCGACGTGCCCGAGGAACTCGAAAACGAGTCGGCCACCATCACCATGTCAGCCGATGCCGACTCGCTCGATGCAGACCCCGAACGGGTCGCGCTGGATCACTACGATGACGGGGATGGCGAGTGGGACACCCTCGAAACGACGGTAAGCGAGTCCGAGAGTGGCGAGTCCACCTTCGAGGCGACCACGCCCGGGTTCTCGCTGTTCGCGGTCCAGACGACCCAGCCGACGCCTACTCCGACAACGTCCGGAACCGAGGGGACGGCGACGCCGGCGGATACCGAAACGGAAACGCCGACACCCACCGCCGCTCCCAGCGGCGACGACGCCGGTGGTGACGGCCCCCTCAACGAAGCCGCCGGTTTCACCCAGTCGATGGGAACGAGCGTCCTGCTTGGAACCGCGATTGCCGCGCTGCTGCTCGTCGTCTCGGGTATCCGGTTGTACCGTCGCAACGATAGCCTGTAG
- a CDS encoding class I SAM-dependent methyltransferase: MAVPCVRVPRERGEETRQRLAEADAIADGYEIEVVDGDIYIPIEESLDPTGVDGDIVYRDAPVREGQTLPKDLLDFDPSYGRLGKIAIIDEDDDERAKEIADALMDSDLPIETVVNRASPIEGELRVRNWDVLAGETTETVHSEYGCAFELDIEDVFFSPRLATERHRVTEQVESGEQFFDMFAGVGPFVIPAAKRGAETVGVDLNEAAVEYLRRNAERNGVEDRVTAIAGDVRTVEGYDDWADRIVMNLPHSADEFLDTAVELAGDDCVIHYYDIQHDTDPFGPGEAAIRAAAEPAYEVTVETRHDVRSYAPHERNVCLDVRLRRSP; this comes from the coding sequence ATGGCTGTTCCGTGCGTCCGCGTTCCCCGCGAGCGGGGCGAAGAAACTAGACAGCGACTCGCCGAAGCGGACGCTATCGCCGACGGCTACGAAATCGAAGTCGTCGACGGCGACATCTACATTCCCATCGAGGAGTCACTCGACCCGACAGGGGTCGACGGCGACATCGTCTACCGGGACGCTCCGGTTCGAGAGGGCCAGACGCTCCCGAAAGATTTGCTCGACTTCGACCCCTCATACGGGCGACTCGGCAAGATAGCCATCATCGACGAGGACGACGACGAACGCGCCAAAGAGATTGCCGACGCGCTCATGGATTCGGATTTGCCCATCGAGACGGTCGTCAACCGCGCCTCGCCAATCGAGGGTGAACTCCGGGTTCGAAACTGGGACGTACTCGCCGGGGAGACGACCGAAACCGTCCACAGCGAGTACGGCTGTGCGTTCGAACTCGACATCGAAGACGTGTTCTTTTCGCCCCGACTGGCAACGGAGCGCCACCGCGTCACCGAACAGGTCGAATCCGGCGAGCAGTTCTTCGATATGTTCGCCGGCGTCGGGCCGTTCGTCATCCCCGCCGCGAAGCGAGGTGCCGAGACAGTCGGTGTCGACCTCAACGAGGCCGCCGTCGAGTACCTCCGTCGGAACGCCGAGCGAAACGGCGTCGAAGACCGCGTGACCGCCATCGCAGGTGACGTTCGGACGGTCGAGGGGTACGACGACTGGGCGGACCGAATCGTGATGAACCTCCCACACAGCGCCGACGAGTTCCTCGACACCGCCGTCGAACTCGCCGGCGACGACTGTGTGATTCACTACTACGACATCCAACACGACACCGACCCGTTCGGTCCCGGTGAGGCGGCAATCCGGGCGGCCGCCGAACCGGCCTACGAGGTCACCGTCGAAACGAGACACGACGTTCGGTCGTACGCCCCCCACGAGCGCAACGTCTGTCTCGACGTGCGGCTTCGTCGCTCCCCCTGA
- the dph5 gene encoding diphthine synthase, producing the protein MLTFVGLGLYDERSITVEGREAIRSADRVFAEFYTSKLAGASVQSLESYHDTDIEVRDRPGVESDPSPILDAAEDGECVFLTAGDTMISTTHVDLRLRAAERGIETHVVHGTTAEAAAASLTGLQNYRFGKATTLPFPYAHGADGVPGSVLDTIADNRERGLHTLVYLDIKVGTGPSGIDPDHEEYMTADYAAELFAEELGCVGCVVARAGSPDPVVAADQLDALAERSFGDPLHLLVIPGDLHVLEHDALSTLAGAPAESLPDPV; encoded by the coding sequence ATGCTCACTTTCGTTGGTCTCGGCCTCTACGACGAACGCTCGATTACCGTCGAGGGCCGGGAGGCGATTCGGTCGGCTGACCGCGTCTTCGCGGAGTTCTACACCAGCAAACTCGCCGGCGCGAGCGTCCAATCCCTCGAATCCTACCACGACACCGACATCGAGGTCCGGGACCGCCCCGGCGTCGAATCCGACCCCAGCCCGATACTCGACGCCGCCGAAGACGGCGAGTGCGTCTTCCTCACCGCCGGCGACACGATGATTTCGACCACCCACGTCGACCTTCGACTCCGGGCAGCAGAGCGGGGAATCGAGACCCACGTCGTCCACGGGACGACAGCCGAGGCGGCCGCCGCCTCGCTGACCGGCCTGCAGAACTACCGCTTCGGGAAGGCGACGACGCTCCCGTTCCCCTACGCCCACGGCGCCGACGGTGTTCCGGGCAGCGTCCTCGATACCATCGCCGACAACCGCGAGCGCGGCTTACACACCCTCGTTTACCTCGACATCAAGGTCGGAACCGGACCGTCGGGAATCGACCCCGACCACGAGGAGTACATGACCGCCGACTACGCCGCCGAGTTGTTCGCCGAGGAACTCGGTTGTGTTGGCTGTGTCGTCGCCCGCGCGGGAAGCCCTGACCCGGTGGTCGCCGCCGACCAACTCGACGCCCTCGCGGAGCGCTCCTTCGGCGACCCCCTCCACCTACTCGTGATTCCGGGCGACCTTCACGTCCTCGAACACGATGCGCTATCGACGCTGGCAGGCGCACCGGCGGAGTCGCTTCCCGACCCGGTGTAG